GCTGACTACTTCCGGTGGGGCCGTGTACCACACCAGCCGCCACATCCGGGTGCAAACCCAGCAAGCCCTCGGCTTCCACGTCGACGGCGACTATGTGGCCGAGGCCACCGAGTTTGAAGTGGAACTCGACCACCTGGCTCTGGAAGTGGCTGTGTAAAACCATTCCGGCGTCCCAGGGCTGAAGCCCTGGGCTAGTCAGCTAGTCAGCGGGAGGTACGGGGCCCTGCGTAGCCCAGGGCTTCAGCCCTGGAAATCCGTCCACCAGGGCCCGCGCCTCCGCCAGGCGCTCCTGCTTCGCGGCTTCGCGGCGGGCCGTGGCGGTGCGGGTCCAGTAGCGGTGGCTGCTCAGAAACTGCACCTGAATCTGGTTCCAGGCGTGTTCGTCGGTGATGAGCTGGCGGGCTTGCAACTCCCGAAACAGCGTGCGGCTGATGGGCCAGAAGTCGGGGCGGCCCAGGTAGTCGAGGTCGGCGTCGCAGAGAAGCTGGGCCAGGAGCAGGGCGCCGGGGCTCTGCGGCATCTTGGTAGCCAGAATGAGCTGGCAGATTAGCTCGACCTGGACCGCAGCGTAGCCGAAGCCCGGCAGCACCTGGCGGGCCAGCGCGCAGCTGGCTTCCTCGTGGCCCTGGTAGGCGGTCAGGAACCCGGCATCGTGGTAGAGGGCGGCCGTGCGCAGCAGGGCCAGGTCGGTGGGGTCCGTGACGCCTTCGGCTTCGGCCAACGACTGAGCCTGCGCCGCCACATCCAGGGTGTGGTGCAGGCCGTGGTAGAAGAGCGTAGGGGAGAGGTGCTGGCGCAGCTGGTCCAGAATGTACAGTTCGGCGCGGGGGCAGTCCATACGGAGCGGGCAAAGACGACGGGTTAGGGTTGTAAGTAGCGGAAAAATCCGGTGCGGTGCCGGGCCGGCGCCTATCTTGCAGTAGTATTGCCGAGCCGGTTGGGTGGACGTGTAGAACGAGTTGGGGCTGAAGATTCAGACCAACCCGCACCCGTCTAAGCAGCCAAGCTGTAAGCCGAAGCCTCGTATAAGTTCCTCTTACCACCTGTTACCTGCTCATCACCTCATCACCTCCACAGAATGACACTACGTACCCGCTGGCAGCAGCTGCTGGGCATCCGCCCCGACGAAGGCCGCACGGTAGGCTTGTTCTTTCTGCACAACTTCCTGCTGGGCATCGGCACCATCCTCGTGTACGTGTCGGCCAACGTGCTGCTGCTGGAGCACAACCCCGCCCGCAACCTGCCCCTGGCCTACGGCGCCGCCGCGCTGGCCCTGCTGGTGGCGGGCCGCCTCTACGCGCACTACGAGCACCGCCTCCCGCTGCCGCGCCTGGCGGTGCGGGGATTGCAGGCGGCCGTAGTGCTCACGGCCGTGGTGGGCGGTCTGGTGGTGGCGGGCCATTCGGTAGGGGCGGCCGTGGCCATCATGGCCGGCTACCGGGTTATCTACCTGCTCACCAACCTGGAGTTCTGGGGCGTGTCGGCGGTGGTGTTCGATGTGCGCCAGGGCAAGCGCCTGTTTAGCGTCATCAGTTCCGGCGACATGCCCGCCAAGGCCCTGGGCGCGGTTCTGGCCATCCTCATCCACCATCACACCGACGTGCTCTGGCTGCTGCTGACGGCGTTTGGAGCCTATCTGGGGGCGCTGTTTACCTTGCGCGCCACATTTCGCTCCCACGTGGTAGAGGCCCGGCCCGCCGGCCGGGGCCAGCGCCAGCAGGCCGTGGCGCCGGGCTTGCAGCGGTGGTTTGGCAGCAGCCGGCTGGTGCTCACGCTCTGCCTGAGCATGCTGGCCGTGGCGGCCGTCAGCGCCGGCATCGAGTACTCGTTTTTCGTCAACGTCAAGCACCGGTTTCACGACCAAGCCGAGGTGACGCGCTTCGTGGGCACGGTGCTGGCCCTGACCTACCTGCTGGCCCTGGTGTTCAAGCTCCTGCTCAGCGGGGCCGTGCTCGACCGGCTGGGCGTGCGGCGCACCCTGCTGGCCCTGCCGGTGCTCATGCTGGCCGGGCTGGCACTGTACGCGGTGCTGGGCCAGGGCGAGGCGGGCAGCCGGCTGCTATACTTCTGCGGCCTCTACCTGGGCCTGGAGGTGCTGCGCCGCGCCGTCTTCGACCCCGTGTTTCTGGTGCTGTTTCAGCCTTTGTCGCCGCCGGAGCGGTTGCAGGCCCACACCTTGGTGAAGGGCTTGTACGAGCCCCTGGGTTTGGGCCTGGCCGCCGTGCTGCTCTACACCCTGCACAGCCGGCCCGCGCTCAGCCAGGAAGTTACGTTTGGCTGGATGCTGGCACTGATGGGCCTGGCCCTGCTGCTGCTCTACCGCACCTACGGCCACTACCTCGCCGAGCTGCAACACGCCCTGAGTCGCCGGTTCACGCCCGCCGCGGCCGAAGCCGCTTCGCCCGAAGCGCCGGCCGCGCCAGTCGTGGAGGAACCTGCTGCCCCGGCAGAAGCCCCCGACATTCCAGCCCTGATTCGGGCCCTAGCCGACAAAACCCAGCGGTCCGCCGCTACCGACCACCTGCTGCGCCTCGGCGAAGCGGCCCTGCCCCACCTAACCCAAGCCCTGAGCACCGCCACCGACGAGGCCATCATCCGGCGGGTGGCGCTGCTCTGCGGGCACGTGGCCCAGCCGGCCAGCCGGCAGGCGCTGGTGGCCCTGGCCCGGCAGCCCCAGTTGGGGCGGCGCGAAGCGGCGCTACGGGCCCTGCGCAACTTTGCGCCGGAGCGGGCCGCCGCGCCGCTGTTTCAGGAGCTGGTGCAGGAAGAAATGCGCCGGGCCCAGCTGCTGCTGCATGGGCAACAGGCCACCGCTAGCCCGGACCTCCGCTCGGCCCTCGACTACGAACTGAGCCGCGTGCAGCAGCGCCTGTTTGGCCTGCTGCTCCAGCTGTACTCCCCGCCCGCCGTTCTGGATGCCCAGCGGGGCGTGACCCACGCCGCCCGCGAACGGCAAGCCAATGCCCTCGAAATCCTCGACAACCTGATTCCGCGGGCTGTGTACCAGGGCTTGCAGGCTTTGCTGGAGGTACGCCCCCTGGCCGACAAAGTGCGCACCTTCGACCGGCTGCTGGGCGGCCCCTTGACGCTCTCGGAGCCCATCGAAACAACCATTATCCGGAGCGGCGAGGCAGCCTTTTCCGACTGGACCATCAGCCTGGCCCTGCGCCATGCCGCCACGATGAAGGGCGTGCTGGGCCAGCTGGTACAGCTGCTGCAAAGCACCAGCCCCCTGGTGCGGGAGGGCGCGGCCCAGGCCCTGGCCCGCCTCGCCCACGATCATCCCGCCCGCTACCAGCACCTGCTTACCGCCCATCCTCACCTCGCCGACACGCTTATGCACCACGCCGCCGCTGCCTCCCGCATTTCCGCCACCGAGCGAGTGGCCTTGCTCAAACACACCAGCCTGTTTGTCGAAACGCCCGAAAACGTGCTTAGCAGTATTGTGCCCATCATGAAGGAAGTAAGCTTCCCGGACGGCCAGCAGATTTTTGCTAAGGGCGACCTGGGCACTTCCCTGTTTGTGGTCTACGAAGGCGAGGTCGGCATCTTCACTGGCCCCCAGCAGCTGGCCACCTTCGGCCCCGGCGACTTTTTCGGGGAGCTGGCCCTGCTCGACGCCGAGCCCCGCTCCGCCTCCGCCGTGGCCCACGGCCCCGTCATTGCCTTCCGCCTCGACCAGGATGATTTCTACGACGTGATGGAGGAGCGCAGCGAGGTGCTGCGCAACATCCTGCGCATACTCTGCCAGCGCCTGCGCCGGCAAAATGAGAAGATGGTGTCGTAGGCTGTAGCGAAGCGGCGAAGCTGGCGGCAGACTTCTCGCCTATGGCGAGGCGTCTGCCCGCCGGTGGATGGGGCAAGTCTCCCGACTTGCGGCCGCGCAGCGGCCATGCGGCACCGCGCCGTATAGACCAGTGGGGAAGAAAAATGTAACGCGAAGTTTTACTTCGCGACACGTCAGAACGATACAGCGCAGGATGTCCGCCTAATAGGACCGTACAACAATGCGCGAAGCGCAAGCTTGGCTCCGCCTTCCTACGGTTCGCGCTACAGCTAGACGGCGCGGTGCCGCCTGGCCGCTGGCGCGGCCGCAAGTCGGGAGACTTGCCCCATGCCCCGGCGGGCAGACGCCTCGCCATAGGCGAGAAGGGCGAAGCTGGCGGCAGTTCTTTGGCGTCACCTCACGCTACTACCTCATAGAGCATCACGGGCTGCGCCTTGTTTTTTAGCGTTACCTCTTTGATGGGGCGGCACTGAAACGACTCCTTCACCTCCTGATAGGTGGATTCGGTGATGATGATTTGGCCGGGTTGGGCGGCGGCTTGCAGGCGCTGGCTCACGTTTACAGTGTCGCCGATGACGGTGTAATCCAGGCGCTTGAGGGAGGCCGAGCCAATGTTGCCCGACACCATCTCGCCGGTGTTGACGCCGATGCTGACCTGGGGGCGGTAGGCGGTGCCGTCGGGTAGGGTGTCTTCGTTGGCCTGCACCACGGCGCGCACGGCCAGGGCGGCGTCAATGGCCCGGTCGAGATGGTACTCGTCGCGGAAAACGGCCATTACGGCGTCGCCCATGAACTTGTCGATGTAGCCGCCCTGGGCAATAATCTCCTGCACCATCTGGTCGAAGTAGGTGTTGAGCATGGCCACCACGTTGGCCGGCGGCAGCACCTCCGACAAGGACGTGAAGCCGCAGATGTCGATGAAAACCACCGTGGCCTGCACGGTTTCGCTGGCCAGTAGGCGGTTCTCGAAGCCGGGGCGGCCCATGAAGTTGAGCACGGTTTCGTCGACGTACATCTTCAGGATGTTGTTTTCCTGAATGGCGCGCAGGGTTTCGCGCAGCTGCCGCACCTGCTGGGCGGTTTTTTCCATGGTCACTTCCAGGTCCTGAAAGTCCACGGGCTTGCACACGAAGTCAAAGGCCCCGCGGTTCATGGCCGTGCGAATGTTTTCCATGTCGCCGTAGGCCGATACCATCACGGTTTTCACCACCGGACTCACCTCCGGCAGCTTGCTGAGCAGCGTCAGCCCGTCCATCACCGGCATGTTAATGTCGGAAAGGATGATGTCGAGGTCGGGGTGCTGGCGCAGGGTGTGCAGGGCTTCTTCGCCGTTGCTGGCAAACACAAATTCGTAGACCTGCTCCCGGATTTTGCGCCGGAACTTCTGCTTGATGAGCAGCTCCAGGTCGGCCTCGTCATCTACTACCAGAATCTTAGTTTTCATGATCGGCCAGCAAGAGGAGTTTGTCTTTGAGGGCGGCAAAATCTACGGGCTTGGTCAGGAAGTCGTTGGCCCCGAGCTGCAAGGCCTGCTGCCGGCTCTGCTCGTCGCCATAGGCCGTGAGCATCATTACCTGGGGCGGCGCTGGCGGCGGGGCCGCGTACTCCCGCTTGATCTGGCGCAGCAGCTCCAGTCCGCTCATGCCCGGCATGTTGATGTCCGACAAAATCAACACCACCTCCGAAGCGTGCCCGTGCAGGTAGTCCAGCGCCTCCTCCCCCGAATACGCAAAGGAAAAAGAAAACCGCCCACTACGAATTTCCCGCCGGAACCGCTGCTCAAACAGTGCCCGCACATCCTGCTCATCGTCAACAACCAGTATTTTCATAGGGACTTAGGGGCTTAGGGTCTTGGGGGCTTAGTAAATGAGTAAATGAGTGAATGAGTGAATGAGCGAATGAAGGAAGGGAGAAGACCGTCCTGCTGAGCGGAGGCGCAGCCGCAGTCGAAGCATCTCTCCCTCTGGCTAATCTCAATCGTGCGGACGAAGCGGT
This region of Hymenobacter sp. YIM 151500-1 genomic DNA includes:
- a CDS encoding HD domain-containing protein; protein product: MDCPRAELYILDQLRQHLSPTLFYHGLHHTLDVAAQAQSLAEAEGVTDPTDLALLRTAALYHDAGFLTAYQGHEEASCALARQVLPGFGYAAVQVELICQLILATKMPQSPGALLLAQLLCDADLDYLGRPDFWPISRTLFRELQARQLITDEHAWNQIQVQFLSSHRYWTRTATARREAAKQERLAEARALVDGFPGLKPWATQGPVPPAD
- a CDS encoding cyclic nucleotide-binding domain-containing protein, with amino-acid sequence MTLRTRWQQLLGIRPDEGRTVGLFFLHNFLLGIGTILVYVSANVLLLEHNPARNLPLAYGAAALALLVAGRLYAHYEHRLPLPRLAVRGLQAAVVLTAVVGGLVVAGHSVGAAVAIMAGYRVIYLLTNLEFWGVSAVVFDVRQGKRLFSVISSGDMPAKALGAVLAILIHHHTDVLWLLLTAFGAYLGALFTLRATFRSHVVEARPAGRGQRQQAVAPGLQRWFGSSRLVLTLCLSMLAVAAVSAGIEYSFFVNVKHRFHDQAEVTRFVGTVLALTYLLALVFKLLLSGAVLDRLGVRRTLLALPVLMLAGLALYAVLGQGEAGSRLLYFCGLYLGLEVLRRAVFDPVFLVLFQPLSPPERLQAHTLVKGLYEPLGLGLAAVLLYTLHSRPALSQEVTFGWMLALMGLALLLLYRTYGHYLAELQHALSRRFTPAAAEAASPEAPAAPVVEEPAAPAEAPDIPALIRALADKTQRSAATDHLLRLGEAALPHLTQALSTATDEAIIRRVALLCGHVAQPASRQALVALARQPQLGRREAALRALRNFAPERAAAPLFQELVQEEMRRAQLLLHGQQATASPDLRSALDYELSRVQQRLFGLLLQLYSPPAVLDAQRGVTHAARERQANALEILDNLIPRAVYQGLQALLEVRPLADKVRTFDRLLGGPLTLSEPIETTIIRSGEAAFSDWTISLALRHAATMKGVLGQLVQLLQSTSPLVREGAAQALARLAHDHPARYQHLLTAHPHLADTLMHHAAAASRISATERVALLKHTSLFVETPENVLSSIVPIMKEVSFPDGQQIFAKGDLGTSLFVVYEGEVGIFTGPQQLATFGPGDFFGELALLDAEPRSASAVAHGPVIAFRLDQDDFYDVMEERSEVLRNILRILCQRLRRQNEKMVS
- a CDS encoding adenylate/guanylate cyclase domain-containing protein, giving the protein MKTKILVVDDEADLELLIKQKFRRKIREQVYEFVFASNGEEALHTLRQHPDLDIILSDINMPVMDGLTLLSKLPEVSPVVKTVMVSAYGDMENIRTAMNRGAFDFVCKPVDFQDLEVTMEKTAQQVRQLRETLRAIQENNILKMYVDETVLNFMGRPGFENRLLASETVQATVVFIDICGFTSLSEVLPPANVVAMLNTYFDQMVQEIIAQGGYIDKFMGDAVMAVFRDEYHLDRAIDAALAVRAVVQANEDTLPDGTAYRPQVSIGVNTGEMVSGNIGSASLKRLDYTVIGDTVNVSQRLQAAAQPGQIIITESTYQEVKESFQCRPIKEVTLKNKAQPVMLYEVVA
- a CDS encoding response regulator, translated to MKILVVDDEQDVRALFEQRFRREIRSGRFSFSFAYSGEEALDYLHGHASEVVLILSDINMPGMSGLELLRQIKREYAAPPPAPPQVMMLTAYGDEQSRQQALQLGANDFLTKPVDFAALKDKLLLLADHEN